The window CTTAAGGTTCACTACAGCAGTTTGTGCAGCATCTCCAGATGTGATTCTGCTATAAGAGTTAATATCATGTTGATGAGTTGAGTGCTGCAACACAACACGGTCTGTGCGAGATCTTAATAATTGGGCTGGTGATATATTGCCTGTACTCAGCAGTGTCTTTTTGAGAGGCGGCCAGACAAAGCCAAGACCCTCGGCCTCCTGCTGTTTTTAATAGTTCTTTAGGTAATGTGGGAGCTTCAGTCTTTTATGGAGGGAAAGAATGTGTCTAAAATATAAAGCAGGTTGATGAATGTGAACTTTAACATGTTCTTTATCACTAATGCATTATTttaagagggggaaaaaagttgcatttaaaaaaaaaataataaattttttttattttttttgcttcaaGCCTTCAAATGTTAAAGTAGTTTTAGCAAAGTAGTGTCCTGCAGAGGTGTCTCTTCTCCTCTCACCTCTGGAGGGTGATAAAGAGCTTCTGGAGGAGGGTGCATCGTATCtccctgttgctcccattgctTACTGAAATGGACTTGTTTTATGGGTTGTAcgtcttttgttttcttgttcacAATCTCTCTGTGGTCATTCCTCGTGGAAGTTCTTTGAAGGCCTAGAATAGCTTGGAGGAGAAGCCCCCTCCTCCCTTCTctgtcctcttcttctcctctgctACCTTTTATTGAATCCTGCCTCTGTATCATTTATCTCTGAACACCCCTCACCCCTGTCTGCCCATTTGTGGGGGCTGTTAGGGGGCATCCTCTTTTCTCTCCCAGCTGGGTTTGTTGACACACAGTCAACCTACGCTTCTTTCACCTCTGCTCCCCTCTTTTTAACTCTCACCCCCCACCTCGCAGCTCCTCTCTCTGCTTTGACTGAACAGTAAAGCTGCCACAGCTGTGGCTTGTATTAGCATAGCTGCTGGGGGGGGTAAATATATTGCAGTCATTACCTTTTgttcaagagttgacagttttaaaacatttcagcTTCTCGGTGTGTAGAGGAACTGAAGAGAAAAGGATGCCCCGATGATTTGAGTGTAACAGCTTTTTAAATATGGGAGGAAATGGAGGGAAAATCAGAGAATACACATTCATAACTAATTAGCAGAAAAAGATGTGAATTGAAAGGAAAATGtgcattggaaaaaaaaaaaaaaaaaccaagcttGTGAATTgcctcttaaaaaaaatgtacattgtgcTATCAGTACACAGACAAATCTCATACAAAGAAGACAGAGGAAAGAAATTTGAATTACAGCTCATGAACAGTCACTGAAGTTTAATTTGTGTATTGTTTTCGCCAACAGGTGTTGGAATGAACAGGTCCAGGTCCAGCTGGGATAAAAAGACCTCCCAAGCTTCAGTCACCAGGATAACCCGCAGCTCTCAGGCCAGGCACACCAATCACATAGAGCCCCCGGACTCCGGGCCGAGCCTGTATGGAAAACAAAGGAGGAAGCAAACTGATTCGGCATTGGCTCAGAACCTCAGTCAGATGAGTGTGAGTGGACAGGATGCTTTATTTACAGGGTAAGGACATGTAACAGTGATCCTGTATAAAGAAAAGCAGAggactaaaaaaaacccacccaaACCAGTTAACATCACACAAAAGTCCAGTATAGCAGTGTATTAATTAATAGGAAAATGTTCAGTGTCTTGGAGAACTTTTGGCTCTCTCAAGCCACTTTTCAACAGGAACATCAGGAAACATCAAGACAATGGCCCTCATTCACTAATATATACATAGAAATGTCACTATGCTAtgtgcacaaaataaaaataatcaggttttaaaaacataatgatATGGTCAAGAAATTGGAGTGCAAGTGTTGCAGCAGTGTGGCCTTAATATGCTTTAAAACTGAGGCATGATCATCATCATTATGTACAGAAGTTTTCATATCAAGTATTTTTGTCTAGCAGGGAAATGGTTGCCTGTGaactaattattatttttaaaggtaTGCTTCGGCCCACGCCCACCAAAATAACTTGATTCTTGGTTTCTTTACGCTCAGTTTAAATCCTTTTGTTTGATTCTGGGGATTTTACTGTTGGTTTTTCTGAGGCATGCTGGCCTTCTCAGACAGCTataattgtaataaaatattgatgGATACTGGATTTGTGCTGAAGATCACAGATCTGTTTGAGATTCCTTTTGGTTGAGGTGACTGTGGTCTTTGAGTAGAACATGCAGGATGTAGGACAACCATTCACTAGCTGTGAAGTCAATGCATTACTACTACATACTGCTCTATTCTTTGAGCCACCAGGTGAAAGATTTAACAGCCAGTGTTTGCATCACATGCACCACTGTCGGAAAACACTTACTGAAGTTCAGCGCTGTTTTATGAAACAAACATGACACACGGACTTCATGAGGAGTTTAGGACTCACAGTGCTGAAGAGAGTCTTTTCTGCAACAATGAGCGGAAACATAATGAATTTGGGGCAGATTACACCTCCTTGGCAGTATggcatgactgataactgtctAAAGTAATGTTGGTGTGGTCCATGTGACACGAGactgtaaaaagaaataataaaagctGCAAAGTAAAACACAAACTGTCTTTTTCTCCAGTAAAGGAAAGGTTCCCAAAGCCAGCAGTGATTCTGTGCCGGCACCTCAGCCCTCTGCACCAAGATCTGATCAGGCtgctccagcttcgcccgctGTTAAGTCATCATCCCGGGGAGGCCTGGCATCTGTGGCTCGGCTGGTGAAGCTCGGCCGCTGTAAGAACGTAGTGGTGGTGGCTGGAGCAGGAATCAGCACAGCAAGTGGGATCCCAGACTTTAGGTTGGTGTCTAAAACCTCACCAATCTGCAGATTTTCACTGTGAAAGCTGTTTAGCAGCTCACCCTTCTTGTCCATAAGAAGAAATCCACCACTGGCTCACTTTTATCTGAATTACTTGAACCTCAGAAAATCAGTGTTTCAGAATGTACCAATGTACCAATTTTTCAGGACTCCAGGAACAGGTCTTTACGCAAACTTGGAAAAGTATAACATCCCATACCCAGAAGCCATTTTCAACATCGACTACTTCTCCAATGACCCGCAGCCGTTCTTCTCCTTGGCTAAGGCTCTGTATCCTGGCAGCCATCGTCCAAACTACATACACTACTTCATCCGCATGCTTCATCACAAAGGCCTCCTGCTCCGATTGTACACCCAGAACATCGATGGACTGGAGAAATGTGAGTGAGAAAACAGTTGGGCTACAGCATCAGTGTTGTTTTGAAGCTGCCCAGTGGTTTGTGGATTGACTTAAGCTCGAGATGCCTCATTACCATTAATGTGGCTTTTTGAAAAACCCAGCTACAGGATTGGAAGATTTAGCTGCCTTTTATTATTGAAGCATCTGCCAGCAGGGATGGGTTTTAAAGGGTTGTTTGACAATTTAAGAATAAGGTGTCTTTGAAGGGGCTCCCTGTCCACTGCTGTTTggcagctttcatttttcagtgtACTTAGCTATCTGTGAGTTCTTCAGTGCATTAGTCAGAAAAGATGTGTAATTTAATTTACCTTTTGGGGGGATTTGTCAATGTAGCGGCTATCTCGGGTTTTACAAAGTGgctgctgctaaaaaaaaatttgagttTAGCTAAATCTACTTTTTCAAGGCCAACGAATCCAGTGCAGGAAAAACAGGTTTCCCCGTACAGACAAGTTCTACCTCACAGCAACTGATGTTATCTGTGCTCTGTGGATGATTTTATATAAGTGATCGAAGAAACGCCATCAACACTGGCTTTCTCTTTACAAGCAACATTAAGACAACCCTCAACTGCAATGGCATCTTTTCTGTATGAATGGAGAAGAAGGTGAGAACTCGGTCCGCCGCTGCTCTAAAGCAGCACATCTTGAGAGTTCATATTCAAACAAAGGTACTGGTGACAGCTGCTCTGCGGGACCCAAAGCTTGGCTGCCTGTTCTCCTGTCTTTAACTGTGTCATAGTCGGTTCAAGCAAATTTTTGTTGCCATTATTGAATTCCTTGGCCTAAAAGTATATTTAGCAGTTAAAATCAATgttatagttttttttgttttttttttaaagaagttgtttagaagcagaaatCCACAGAGACATCTGGGCAAACTGCAACACTGTGCTTACAAAACAGCTTTTAGATATCCCCCTAAAAACCCACCAAAAATacaattaattaacaataattgTAAACCCTCACTATGTGGAGTATCTTGTTATGTAAAGGATTTCAGTCAGCATGCCAGATGTTAAGATTTGTCTCGAGGGAGCTAGAGTAAGATTTTTATTAACCCCTCATTATTGTCTGACTTTAGTAAAAGAAAAGTCAAATAGGACAAACTCAGATTGTTTGCATTAATGTTCCTGTTTTGCTCCTAATGTGATCATATTTGAAAACCTTCAGTGTGTGGCATCCCTGATGAAAAACTCGTAGAAGCTCATGGAAGTTTTGCCACTGCTTCGTGTCACCTGTGCTACACTCCTTACCCCGCTGAGGAGGCCAAGGTTCGTATGCCTCTTTATAAGATATATGAATCCCATGTGCTTGATGCCACGTTAATCTTTCctacgtgttttttttttttctaacagcgTGCGATAATGAATGACAACGTCCCCATATGCACATTTTGTGCCGCAACGGTCAAAccggatgttgtgtttttcggAGAGGACCTTCCTCAGAAGTATTTCCTGCACACTAAAGATTTCCCAAAAGCTGACCTGCTCATCATTATGGGCACGTCTTTGCAGGTaaacattaaaattttaaatgatatCATAGTAAAAACAGGTTGTGTTTGTGTAAAGGCACATTccattaaatgttaaataaaatgtttcagaTTGAGCCATTTGCCAGCTTGGTGAACACGGTGCGCTCCACTGTGCCACGTCTCCTCCTGAACCGACATGCTGTGGGTCCCTTTGAGAAGGTCCCGCTCCGGCGAGGGGACCACATGGAGCTAGGAAACCTGGAGGATACTGTGCGGAAGTTTGCCGAAATGCTCGGCTGGAACAATGAGATCGAAGAGCTGATGAGGAACCAGGAAACACTGGTGGGTTCTAAAAGCTCTCACAGGTCATACATGTCTCAgttagaaagggaaaaaaactgcaGAATGATTGTTACACCGTCCTATGGCACTCAGTGGTTTTCATTTCCTTTCTGCAGACCATCCCAGCGTTGGTAAGCAGTCTGCCATCACAGACATGTCCGATCAGAGCAACAGCAGAGCCTCAAGGCAGGACGGAGACATCCAGGTCCATACCAGGAGCTCAGAGAGCAGCAGGCAGCGGCGGCGAGGAGACAGATTCTGAGACGGACAGCAAGAGCTCTGCATCGTCCACCCTAAGCAACTAAATATTACGACACTTGAAGGATTTTGAAGTTTCCACTATCCATAGTTCACATGGCAGACTGTTCTGTTAACTGTAACTTCTAATCAGATTATTTTGAGTCTTACCTCTTCATCTAAGAGCCAGTATGTGATGTTTGAATCATGGTTATATGGACACGTCAAAAGGTTAATCAAGTTCAAACAGCATCCATCAAGAACACTAGTAGACATTTGAGCCTTGTatcaaaaaatattaattttaagGTGTTAAGTCAGTGTAATGTGTTAATGTTTTATAATCAGTATAACACTGTCTTTGAGAGCGTATTTAATAAAAGTATTGTGTAATTTGCACTTTGTGTCCAAAAAAGATGTTTATTAACTTTTGTGGAAATGATATGAATGCTTTCCACTTGGGAAAATGTGAACAGAAAACTTGAATGTGGTGGAATAATTCTGTTTACAGCTGAGCACAAAACAAATCTACAGCGATAGggggaaaaatacagaaatgagaGGAGAAACCCAGCAAATGATAACCAACTTTGGCAAATCGAAAAGAGTAAAGTCAACTTGCACAAATTTCATTAACAATGAGAAACGCTGATTTAAGTAATGTAACAAGCAGTTAAATTATGTGTATAACCGACCAAGCATGTGAGATCTGCATAGAATTAAATTATACCAAGACACAGAAAATATATTACTTTGTTTATATAAAGTCACACATTTAGtgtcaaataaacaacattttcataggtttcttcctttttctttttcgatTTAACATCATGCAGATGACAAAAGGAACAGAGATTAGAAAACAATCATCGTAGTTCACACATTTCATTGTCAAGAGCC is drawn from Pelmatolapia mariae isolate MD_Pm_ZW linkage group LG7, Pm_UMD_F_2, whole genome shotgun sequence and contains these coding sequences:
- the si:dkey-103i16.6 gene encoding NAD-dependent protein deacetylase sirtuin-3, producing MNRSRSSWDKKTSQASVTRITRSSQARHTNHIEPPDSGPSLYGKQRRKQTDSALAQNLSQMSVSGQDALFTGKGKVPKASSDSVPAPQPSAPRSDQAAPASPAVKSSSRGGLASVARLVKLGRCKNVVVVAGAGISTASGIPDFRTPGTGLYANLEKYNIPYPEAIFNIDYFSNDPQPFFSLAKALYPGSHRPNYIHYFIRMLHHKGLLLRLYTQNIDGLEKLCGIPDEKLVEAHGSFATASCHLCYTPYPAEEAKRAIMNDNVPICTFCAATVKPDVVFFGEDLPQKYFLHTKDFPKADLLIIMGTSLQIEPFASLVNTVRSTVPRLLLNRHAVGPFEKVPLRRGDHMELGNLEDTVRKFAEMLGWNNEIEELMRNQETLTIPALVSSLPSQTCPIRATAEPQGRTETSRSIPGAQRAAGSGGEETDSETDSKSSASSTLSN